One genomic window of Arachis stenosperma cultivar V10309 chromosome 10, arast.V10309.gnm1.PFL2, whole genome shotgun sequence includes the following:
- the LOC130957301 gene encoding homeobox-leucine zipper protein REVOLUTA-like, which translates to MDDLCSGIDENAVGACSELIFAPIDEIFPDDAPLLPSGFCIIPLDSKPDSVTASQTLDLTSGFEVGPTTNGACDAVSCHSARSVLTIAFQFPFDSNLQDNVAVMACQYIRSVISSMQRVTMAISPSGINPTVSSKLSSGSPEDLTLANWICCSYSYYLGTELLRSNSLIGESVLKHLWHHQDAILCCSLKSVPAFIFANQAGLDMLETTLVALQDITWVFRGRLKSKSWSRPCVFVSPEPLLDPVLLCTHLPPLSLPQRHH; encoded by the exons ATGGATGAT TTATGTAGTGGAATTGACGAGAATGCCGTGGGGGCTTGTTCTGAGCTCATATTTGCTCCTATTGATGAAATATTCCCAGATGATGCTCCATTGTTGCCTTCCGGTTTCTGCATTATCCCGTTGGATTCAAAACCA GATTCAGTGACAGCAAGTCAAACCCTGGATTTGACATCTGGTTTTGAAGTTGGCCCAACAACAAATGGTGCATGCGATGCGGTATCATGTCATAGTGCTCGGTCAGTGTTGACTATTGCCTTCCAGTTTCCTTTTGACAGTAATCTGCAAGATAATGTTGCTGTCATGGCATGCCAGTACATCCGTAGTGTGATTTCCTCAATGCAGAGGGTTACCATGGCAATTTCTCCATCTGGTATAAACCCGACAGTTAGCTCAAAACTCTCTTCTGGTTCTCCAGAAGATCTTACACTAGCCAACTGGATCTGCTGCAGTTATAG TTATTATTTGGGGACAGAGTTGCTGAGATCTAATTCTCTCATTGGTGAGTCAGTGCTTAAACATTTGTGGCATCATCAGGATGCCATTTTGTGCTGTTCTTTGAAG TCCGTGCCAGCGTTCATCTTTGCAAACCAGGCTGGCCTTGACATGTTGGAAACAACTTTGGTGGCTTTACAAGACATCACATGGGTATTTAGAGGAAG ATTGAAAAGCAAAAGTTGGAGTAGACCCTGTGTCTTTGTGAGCCCAGAGCCACTACTAGACCCTGTTTTACTGTGCACCCACCTTCCGCCACTGTCGCTACCCCAGCGCCACCACTAG